One segment of Streptomyces sp. NA02950 DNA contains the following:
- a CDS encoding glutamate ABC transporter substrate-binding protein has translation MSMRKTAAAATVVLALAATATACGGESGTAGDKPKGGDVKSGTYKVAKDVKLDSPTLKKAQKRGKLIIGAKADQPYLGFVDTAGKRTGFDIEIAKMIAADLGFSEKQIEFKTVDSNVRETSISKGQVDYYVGTYTINDERKKQVGFAGPYYEAGADLLVRKDEKGITGPDSVKGKKVCSIVGSTPLQEIKKSKYGAKTTELGKYSLCVKQLLDGQVDAVTTDDAILKGYAAQRPSKLKVVGKPFTKEPYGVGMDKGDKALRDAITDALEKHIKNGDYKKAYDGTLGKSGSSYVAPKTPLPRY, from the coding sequence ATGAGCATGCGTAAGACGGCCGCGGCGGCCACGGTGGTACTCGCGCTGGCAGCGACGGCGACCGCCTGTGGCGGAGAGTCCGGCACCGCCGGTGACAAGCCGAAGGGCGGCGACGTCAAGAGCGGCACCTACAAGGTCGCCAAGGACGTGAAGCTGGACTCGCCGACCCTGAAGAAGGCGCAGAAGCGCGGCAAGCTGATCATCGGCGCCAAGGCCGACCAGCCGTACCTCGGCTTCGTGGACACCGCGGGCAAGCGCACCGGTTTCGACATCGAGATCGCCAAGATGATCGCCGCCGACCTCGGCTTCTCCGAGAAGCAGATCGAGTTCAAGACGGTCGACTCCAACGTCCGCGAGACCTCGATCTCCAAGGGCCAGGTCGACTACTACGTCGGCACCTACACCATCAACGACGAGCGCAAGAAGCAGGTCGGCTTCGCGGGCCCGTACTACGAGGCCGGCGCCGACCTCCTGGTCCGCAAGGACGAGAAGGGCATCACCGGCCCGGACAGCGTCAAGGGCAAGAAGGTCTGCTCGATCGTCGGCTCCACTCCGCTCCAGGAGATCAAGAAGTCGAAGTACGGCGCCAAGACCACCGAGCTGGGCAAGTACTCGCTCTGCGTCAAGCAGCTCCTCGACGGCCAGGTCGACGCGGTCACCACCGATGACGCCATCCTCAAGGGCTACGCCGCCCAGCGGCCCAGCAAGCTCAAGGTGGTCGGCAAGCCGTTCACCAAGGAGCCCTACGGCGTCGGCATGGACAAGGGCGACAAGGCGCTCCGCGACGCGATCACCGACGCGCTCGAGAAGCACATCAAGAACGGCGACTACAAGAAGGCGTACGACGGCACGCTCGGCAAGTCCGGCTCGTCCTACGTCGCGCCGAAGACCCCGCTGCCGCGCTACTGA
- a CDS encoding amino acid ABC transporter ATP-binding protein — protein sequence MSEVSVTKDATPAANALLALSGVNKHFGALHVLQDIDLTIARGEVVVVIGPSGSGKSTLCRTINRLETIDDGSITIDGKPLPQEGRELARLRADVGMVFQSFNLFAHKTVLENVMLGQLKVRKTDRKAAEDKARKLLDRVGVGTQADKYPAQLSGGQQQRVAIARALAMDPKVMLFDEPTSALDPEMINEVLEVMQQLARDGMTMVVVTHEMGFARSAANRVVFMADGRIVEEAEPDQFFNNPRSDRAKDFLSKILHH from the coding sequence ATGAGCGAAGTATCGGTGACCAAGGACGCCACACCGGCGGCGAACGCGTTGCTTGCGCTGTCAGGAGTCAACAAGCACTTCGGCGCGCTGCATGTACTCCAGGACATCGACCTGACCATCGCCCGGGGCGAAGTGGTCGTGGTGATCGGACCTTCCGGGTCCGGTAAGTCCACACTGTGCCGGACGATCAACCGCCTGGAGACCATCGACGACGGATCCATCACGATCGACGGCAAGCCCCTGCCCCAGGAGGGCAGGGAGCTCGCCCGGCTGCGCGCCGATGTGGGCATGGTCTTCCAGTCCTTCAACCTCTTCGCGCACAAGACAGTGCTCGAGAACGTGATGCTGGGCCAGCTCAAGGTCCGCAAGACGGACAGGAAGGCCGCCGAGGACAAGGCCCGCAAGCTGCTCGACCGGGTGGGCGTGGGCACCCAGGCGGACAAGTACCCCGCCCAGCTTTCCGGCGGCCAGCAGCAGCGTGTGGCCATCGCCCGCGCGCTGGCCATGGACCCCAAGGTGATGCTCTTCGACGAGCCGACCTCGGCCCTGGACCCGGAGATGATCAACGAGGTGCTGGAGGTCATGCAGCAGCTCGCCCGGGACGGGATGACCATGGTCGTCGTCACCCACGAGATGGGCTTCGCGCGCTCCGCCGCGAACCGGGTGGTCTTCATGGCCGACGGGCGCATCGTCGAAGAGGCCGAGCCGGACCAGTTCTTCAACAACCCCCGCAGCGACCGGGCGAAGGACTTCCTGTCGAAGATCCTCCACCACTGA
- a CDS encoding response regulator transcription factor, which produces MRLLLVEDDNHVAAALSAVLSRHGFDVTHARSGEEALQALLPDSGAPFSVVLLDLGLPDQDGFEVCGRIRKRTTTPVIMVTARADVRSRIHGLNLGADDYVVKPYDTMELLARIHAVSRRTVPPDPAVPAEEPGSGPQPPLRLGPVTIELATRQVAVDGASVSLTRKEFDLLALLAQRPGVVFRREQIISQVWRTSWEGTGRTLEVHIASLRSKLRMPALIETVRGVGYRLVVPAS; this is translated from the coding sequence GTGAGACTGCTGCTCGTCGAGGACGACAACCATGTCGCCGCGGCCCTGTCCGCAGTGCTGTCCCGGCACGGCTTCGACGTCACCCACGCGCGCAGCGGTGAGGAGGCGCTCCAGGCCCTGCTGCCCGACTCGGGCGCGCCCTTCAGCGTTGTCCTCCTCGATCTCGGCCTGCCGGACCAGGACGGCTTCGAGGTGTGCGGCCGGATCCGCAAGCGCACCACCACTCCCGTGATCATGGTGACCGCGCGGGCGGATGTGCGCTCGCGCATCCACGGTCTCAACCTCGGCGCCGACGACTACGTGGTCAAGCCCTACGACACCATGGAACTGCTGGCCCGTATCCACGCCGTCAGCCGCCGCACCGTCCCGCCGGACCCCGCCGTGCCCGCCGAGGAGCCCGGGAGCGGCCCCCAGCCGCCGCTGCGGCTCGGCCCCGTGACCATCGAACTGGCCACCCGCCAGGTGGCGGTGGACGGGGCGTCCGTCTCCCTCACCCGCAAGGAGTTCGACCTGCTGGCGCTGCTCGCCCAGCGCCCCGGGGTGGTCTTCCGCCGGGAGCAGATCATCAGCCAGGTGTGGCGCACGAGTTGGGAGGGGACCGGGCGCACCCTGGAGGTGCACATCGCCTCCCTCCGTTCCAAGTTGCGGATGCCGGCGCTGATAGAGACGGTGCGCGGGGTGGGCTACCGCCTCGTCGTTCCGGCCTCCTGA
- the miaB gene encoding tRNA (N6-isopentenyl adenosine(37)-C2)-methylthiotransferase MiaB, producing MSAKTYEVRTYGCQMNVHDSERLSGLLEDAGFVRAPEGTGEGEADIVVFNTCAVRENADNRLYGNLGRLAPIKARRPGMQIAVGGCLAQKDRDTIVKKAPWVDVVFGTHNIGSLPVLLERARVQEEAQVEIAESLEAFPSTLPTRRESAYAAWVSISVGCNNTCTFCIVPALRGKEKDRRPGDILAEVEALVAEGVTEITLLGQNVNAYGSDIGDREAFSKLLRACGKVEGLERVRFTSPHPRDFTDDVITAMAETENVMPQLHMPLQSGSDTVLKAMRRSYRQERYLGIIEKVRAAMPDAALSTDIIVGFPGETDEDFEQTLHVVREARFAQAFTFQYSKRPGTPAAEMDGQVPKAVVQERYERLVALQEEISWEENKKQVGRTLEVLVAEGEGRKDDATRRLSGRAPDNRLVHFARPEEPVRPGDVVTVDITYAAPHHLLAEGPPRGVRRTRAGDAWERRNAAEQKKPAGVMLGLPTVGAPAAAPAPAAGCGCD from the coding sequence ATGAGTGCGAAGACTTACGAGGTGCGCACCTACGGGTGCCAGATGAACGTCCACGACTCCGAGCGGCTTTCCGGCCTCCTGGAAGACGCGGGCTTTGTGCGCGCGCCCGAGGGCACCGGCGAGGGCGAGGCCGACATCGTCGTCTTCAACACCTGCGCGGTGCGGGAGAACGCCGACAACCGGCTCTACGGCAATCTCGGCCGGCTGGCGCCGATCAAGGCGCGGCGGCCGGGCATGCAGATCGCCGTCGGCGGGTGCCTGGCCCAGAAGGACCGCGACACCATCGTGAAGAAGGCGCCCTGGGTGGACGTCGTCTTCGGTACGCACAACATCGGCAGCCTGCCGGTGCTCCTGGAGCGCGCCCGCGTCCAGGAGGAGGCACAGGTCGAGATCGCCGAGTCGCTGGAAGCCTTCCCCTCCACGCTGCCGACGCGGCGGGAGTCCGCGTACGCCGCGTGGGTCTCCATCTCCGTCGGCTGCAACAACACCTGCACCTTCTGTATCGTTCCGGCGCTGCGCGGCAAGGAGAAGGACCGCCGCCCCGGCGACATCCTCGCCGAGGTCGAGGCGCTGGTCGCCGAGGGCGTCACCGAGATCACCCTGCTCGGTCAGAACGTGAACGCGTACGGGTCGGACATCGGCGACCGCGAGGCGTTCAGCAAGCTGCTGCGGGCCTGTGGAAAGGTCGAGGGCCTGGAGCGGGTCCGGTTCACCTCCCCGCACCCCCGGGACTTCACGGACGACGTCATCACCGCCATGGCGGAGACGGAGAACGTGATGCCCCAGCTTCACATGCCGCTCCAGTCGGGCTCGGACACCGTGCTGAAGGCGATGCGCCGCTCGTACCGGCAGGAGCGCTACCTCGGCATCATCGAGAAGGTGCGCGCCGCGATGCCGGACGCCGCCCTCTCGACCGACATCATCGTCGGCTTCCCCGGGGAGACCGACGAGGACTTCGAGCAGACGCTGCACGTGGTGCGCGAGGCGCGGTTCGCCCAGGCGTTCACCTTCCAGTACTCCAAGCGGCCCGGGACCCCGGCCGCCGAGATGGACGGGCAGGTGCCCAAGGCCGTCGTCCAGGAGCGCTACGAGCGGCTGGTCGCCCTCCAGGAGGAGATCTCCTGGGAGGAGAACAAGAAGCAGGTCGGCCGGACGCTGGAGGTGCTGGTCGCCGAGGGCGAGGGCCGCAAGGACGACGCCACCCGGCGGCTGTCAGGCCGGGCCCCCGACAACCGTCTGGTCCACTTCGCCCGGCCCGAGGAGCCGGTGCGCCCCGGTGACGTCGTCACGGTCGACATCACCTACGCCGCACCGCACCATCTGCTCGCCGAGGGCCCGCCCCGCGGTGTGCGGCGCACCCGCGCGGGTGACGCATGGGAGCGGCGGAACGCAGCGGAGCAGAAGAAGCCCGCGGGCGTCATGCTCGGGCTGCCGACCGTCGGAGCCCCGGCGGCCGCGCCCGCACCGGCCGCGGGCTGCGGCTGCGACTGA
- a CDS encoding class III extradiol dioxygenase subunit B-like domain-containing protein: protein MLIAAAVCPCPPLLVPEVAAGAAPELDPLRAACADAIGVVAAARPERLIVAGPADLAGRGAHPQGAGGSFRGFGVDLEVRLGAADTDAAGSAPARERTLPPSLAVGAWLLEHAGWSGTAPVEGLGVGEPLEAERCKEVGRELAAGSERVALLVMADGSACRTLKAPGYLDERAAAFDAAVARALGSADTAALAALDEELAQELKAAGRAPLHVLAGAGEGAALKGELRYDEAPYGVGYFVADWS, encoded by the coding sequence ATGCTGATCGCCGCCGCCGTCTGCCCGTGCCCGCCGCTCCTGGTGCCCGAGGTCGCCGCGGGGGCCGCTCCCGAGCTGGATCCGCTGCGGGCGGCGTGCGCCGACGCGATCGGGGTGGTCGCGGCGGCGCGGCCGGAGCGGTTGATCGTGGCCGGACCCGCCGACCTGGCCGGACGGGGGGCCCATCCCCAGGGGGCGGGCGGATCCTTCCGCGGCTTCGGTGTGGATCTTGAGGTACGGCTCGGCGCCGCGGATACGGATGCGGCGGGCTCCGCCCCCGCCCGGGAGCGGACGCTGCCGCCGTCCCTCGCGGTCGGCGCCTGGCTGCTGGAGCACGCGGGGTGGAGCGGTACCGCGCCGGTCGAGGGGCTGGGCGTGGGGGAACCTCTCGAGGCCGAGCGGTGTAAAGAAGTCGGAAGGGAGCTCGCCGCGGGGTCGGAGCGGGTCGCGTTGCTGGTGATGGCCGACGGCAGCGCGTGCCGGACGCTGAAGGCCCCGGGCTATCTCGACGAGCGGGCCGCGGCGTTCGACGCCGCGGTGGCGCGGGCGCTGGGGTCGGCCGACACCGCCGCCCTTGCCGCGCTGGACGAGGAGCTGGCGCAGGAGCTCAAGGCAGCCGGTCGCGCGCCGCTGCATGTGCTCGCGGGGGCGGGTGAGGGGGCGGCGCTGAAGGGGGAGTTGCGGTATGACGAGGCGCCGTACGGCGTGGGGTATTTCGTGGCCGACTGGTCCTAG
- a CDS encoding TAXI family TRAP transporter solute-binding subunit — protein MAVTLPRLDRRRALQSAGAGLVVLALLLWWLLPVGGGTSPRGKVTFATGVSTGVYDTYGQMLKQDLARDLPDVDVDLTQSRGSPDNVERLAEGRATFAIAATDAVAAYRGKAADRLRACARLYDDYMQLVVPRGSKVRSARDLRHLKVGVGDDGSGVQLITRALLKAAGVDFHKDITAVRAGIDTMPKLLRQGKLDAFFWSGGLPTTAVRTLARAYPIRLVQLGDLTSRLHRQGGVTRYYRAATVPADAYADIRWPEPVKTIAVPNLLVTTDRVDTDLAEGVTRTVIENRDRIGAQVHAAQKVDLRTAVFTDPLVLHRGAARYYRSVKP, from the coding sequence ATGGCCGTCACCCTTCCGCGTCTCGACCGGCGCCGTGCCCTCCAGTCGGCGGGCGCGGGCCTGGTCGTCCTCGCGCTGCTGCTGTGGTGGCTGCTGCCGGTCGGCGGCGGGACCTCGCCCAGGGGGAAGGTCACCTTCGCGACCGGGGTCTCCACCGGGGTCTACGACACCTACGGCCAGATGCTCAAGCAGGACCTGGCCAGGGACCTCCCGGACGTGGACGTCGATCTCACGCAGTCCCGGGGCTCCCCTGACAACGTCGAGCGGCTGGCCGAGGGCAGGGCCACCTTCGCCATCGCCGCCACCGACGCCGTTGCCGCCTACCGCGGCAAGGCCGCCGACCGGCTGCGGGCGTGCGCCCGGCTCTACGACGACTACATGCAGCTGGTCGTGCCCCGGGGCTCGAAGGTGCGCTCGGCACGGGACCTGCGGCATCTGAAGGTCGGCGTGGGCGACGACGGCTCGGGCGTCCAGCTGATCACCCGGGCGCTGCTGAAGGCCGCCGGGGTCGACTTCCACAAGGACATCACGGCGGTCCGGGCCGGGATCGACACCATGCCGAAGCTGCTGCGGCAGGGGAAGCTGGACGCCTTCTTCTGGTCGGGCGGGCTGCCGACCACCGCGGTGCGCACCCTGGCCCGCGCCTATCCGATCCGGCTGGTCCAGCTCGGTGACCTCACCAGCCGGCTGCACCGGCAGGGCGGGGTGACGCGCTACTACCGGGCGGCGACCGTGCCCGCCGACGCGTACGCGGACATCCGGTGGCCGGAGCCGGTCAAGACGATCGCGGTACCGAATCTGCTGGTCACCACGGACCGGGTGGACACCGATCTGGCGGAGGGCGTCACCCGCACGGTGATAGAGAACCGGGACCGCATCGGCGCGCAGGTGCACGCCGCCCAGAAGGTGGATCTGCGGACCGCCGTCTTCACCGATCCGCTCGTCCTGCACCGGGGCGCGGCGCGCTACTACCGCTCGGTCAAGCCGTAG
- a CDS encoding HAMP domain-containing sensor histidine kinase, with translation MRTRLLPLLIVLMAGVLLALGFPLAGSLAAREQQRVVVDRIDDTARFAALAQFVTAGPSGTATPDGDGRRDTLRSELERYHDLYGIRAGVFYRDRDAPPMAEAPDGWRLPRTGDGAAAFDEALAGRRSHDPHQVWPWQRGRLTVASPVVRDGDVVAVVVTDSPTGHMRSRILHGWLLIGAGEAASMLLAVGAAFRLTGWVLRPVRVLDTATHDIATGRMQSRVAAASGPPELRRLARSFNEMADNVEEVLEQQRAFVADASHQLRNPLSALLLRIELLALELPPGHEEIASVRTEGKRLASVLDDLLDLALAEHSAADLRLTDIAELAADRVGAWLPVAEREEVGLACTGPAAVTGWADPVALSSALDAVVDNALKFTPEGAHVEVSVRPEGDTIAITVADGGPGLTEDELARIGDRFWRSGRHQNVSGSGLGLSITRALLAAGGATISYAPNEPRGLRVTITVPRTEPQGGPGPVRA, from the coding sequence GTGCGCACTCGACTCCTTCCGCTGCTCATCGTCCTCATGGCGGGCGTGCTGCTCGCGCTGGGCTTCCCGCTGGCGGGGAGCCTGGCCGCGCGGGAACAGCAGAGGGTGGTCGTCGACCGGATCGACGACACCGCGCGGTTCGCCGCGCTGGCCCAGTTCGTCACCGCAGGACCGTCGGGCACGGCCACCCCCGACGGGGACGGGCGCCGGGACACCCTGCGCTCCGAACTCGAGCGCTACCACGACCTCTACGGCATACGGGCCGGCGTCTTCTACCGCGATCGCGACGCCCCTCCCATGGCCGAGGCGCCCGATGGCTGGCGACTGCCCCGGACCGGCGATGGCGCCGCGGCGTTCGACGAGGCCCTCGCCGGGCGTCGCAGCCACGATCCGCACCAGGTGTGGCCCTGGCAGCGCGGGAGGCTCACCGTGGCGTCCCCCGTCGTCCGGGACGGGGACGTGGTGGCCGTCGTCGTCACCGACTCGCCCACGGGTCACATGCGGTCGCGCATCCTGCACGGCTGGCTGCTGATCGGCGCGGGCGAGGCGGCCTCGATGCTGCTGGCGGTGGGCGCCGCCTTCCGGCTCACCGGCTGGGTGCTGCGGCCGGTACGCGTCCTGGACACGGCCACCCACGACATCGCGACCGGCCGGATGCAGTCACGGGTCGCGGCCGCCTCCGGGCCGCCCGAGCTGCGCCGGCTGGCCCGCTCGTTCAACGAGATGGCGGACAACGTCGAGGAAGTCCTCGAGCAGCAGCGGGCGTTCGTCGCCGACGCCTCCCACCAGCTGCGCAATCCGCTGTCCGCACTGCTGCTGCGGATCGAGCTGCTGGCGCTGGAACTGCCGCCGGGGCACGAGGAGATCGCCTCGGTGCGCACCGAGGGCAAGCGGCTGGCCAGCGTCCTCGACGACCTCCTGGACCTCGCCCTGGCCGAGCACTCCGCGGCGGACCTCCGGCTCACCGACATCGCCGAACTGGCCGCCGACCGGGTCGGCGCCTGGCTTCCGGTCGCCGAGCGCGAGGAGGTCGGTCTCGCCTGCACCGGCCCCGCTGCGGTCACCGGCTGGGCCGATCCGGTGGCCCTGTCCAGCGCCCTCGACGCCGTGGTGGACAACGCCCTGAAGTTCACGCCGGAGGGCGCCCATGTGGAGGTCTCGGTGCGGCCGGAGGGCGACACCATCGCCATCACCGTCGCCGACGGCGGCCCCGGGCTCACCGAGGACGAGCTGGCCCGGATCGGCGACCGATTCTGGCGCAGCGGCCGCCACCAGAACGTCTCGGGCTCCGGCCTGGGCCTGTCCATCACCCGCGCCCTGCTGGCCGCGGGCGGCGCCACGATCTCCTACGCCCCCAATGAACCGCGCGGGCTGCGGGTCACCATCACCGTTCCGCGTACCGAACCCCAGGGCGGGCCGGGCCCGGTCAGGGCCTGA
- a CDS encoding antitoxin, with translation MGLMENLKAKAGLMKGKAGSFAQQHEAKIERGLEKAAKTVDSKTKGKYTGKIETGTGKAREALNRLSHMDEHKAKGRSDDQGGGKAPGGEGT, from the coding sequence ATGGGCCTGATGGAGAATCTCAAGGCCAAGGCCGGTCTCATGAAGGGCAAGGCCGGCAGCTTCGCGCAGCAGCACGAGGCGAAGATCGAGCGGGGGCTGGAGAAGGCCGCCAAGACGGTCGACTCCAAGACCAAGGGCAAGTACACCGGCAAGATCGAAACTGGCACGGGCAAGGCGAGGGAGGCCCTCAACCGCCTTTCCCACATGGACGAGCACAAAGCAAAAGGCAGAAGCGACGACCAAGGCGGGGGCAAGGCCCCCGGCGGCGAAGGGACCTGA